A single Paenibacillus kribbensis DNA region contains:
- a CDS encoding TlpA family protein disulfide reductase — protein sequence MKRLDCMRLGIAMLVVGAAAWGVIANMAYATSLPIKNVLSQEGYKDGEIKKLKPGQRLPSMILKGLNGNSYDVGATRNKPLVISFWASWCDPCRVEAPMLNELYRKYKQDVDVYGINVTRYDRLEDVQKFSRALGLQFPILLDEQGALFERFGGAAFPTHVLVDHHGQVHEIIIGMLSEQELDRKIQMLQKKKVSLRSR from the coding sequence GTGAAAAGGCTTGATTGTATGAGATTAGGGATAGCTATGCTGGTTGTGGGAGCGGCTGCATGGGGAGTTATTGCAAACATGGCTTATGCAACAAGCCTGCCGATTAAAAATGTACTTTCCCAGGAGGGATATAAGGATGGGGAAATCAAAAAGCTAAAACCCGGTCAACGGCTTCCATCTATGATTTTAAAGGGTTTGAACGGTAACTCCTACGATGTGGGGGCTACACGCAACAAACCGCTGGTTATTAGCTTTTGGGCTTCATGGTGTGATCCGTGCCGTGTGGAAGCGCCTATGCTGAATGAGTTGTATCGCAAGTACAAACAAGATGTAGATGTATATGGAATCAATGTAACTCGCTATGATCGACTGGAGGATGTGCAGAAATTTTCCCGCGCTTTGGGCCTGCAATTTCCGATTTTGCTTGATGAGCAAGGGGCATTGTTTGAACGGTTTGGGGGAGCAGCTTTTCCGACTCATGTATTGGTTGATCATCATGGACAGGTGCACGAAATTATCATCGGCATGCTGAGTGAGCAGGAATTGGATCGTAAAATACAGATGCTTCAAAAAAAGAAGGTGTCTTTGAGGTCCCGATAG